A genomic stretch from Acidobacteriota bacterium includes:
- the queF gene encoding preQ(1) synthase, translating into MPGYTDREAKAGLDAKLPPIETFANQFPDYEITIEFPEFTSVCPKTGLPDFGTIQIQYVPVGRVLELKSLKEYFLAYRNLGIFYENVVNRILEDIVRACKPAGALVRGEFNPRGGLTSVVEARYPRSRRRRP; encoded by the coding sequence ATGCCAGGATACACGGACCGCGAGGCCAAGGCCGGTCTCGATGCCAAGCTGCCGCCGATCGAGACCTTCGCCAACCAGTTCCCGGATTACGAGATCACGATCGAGTTCCCCGAATTCACCTCGGTCTGCCCGAAGACCGGCCTGCCCGACTTCGGAACGATCCAGATCCAGTACGTTCCCGTCGGGCGCGTCCTCGAGCTCAAGTCGCTCAAGGAGTATTTCCTGGCCTATCGCAACCTGGGCATCTTTTACGAGAACGTCGTCAACCGCATCCTAGAGGACATCGTCCGCGCCTGCAAGCCCGCCGGCGCCCTCGTCCGGGGCGAGTTCAATCCCCGCGGCGGCCTGACCTCGGTCGTCGAGGCCCGTTATCCGAGGTCCCGGCGGCGGCGGCCCTGA
- a CDS encoding DMT family transporter: MDRPTNGSRMGRTDLLMLLVVLLWAVNVSVIKIGLRSLSPHAFNAARLVLAALAYAVVLAVRPARPGRSRRGDGWKAAALGLLGITFYQVFFIRGVSLMPASTASIVMGTSPVFIAVLATVFGEERIPPAGWAGIAISFAGFMLVVAGENGGLAFTWEAWRGAVLILVANVFWAGYTVFSRPLLERNSAFRVAGQGAIFGTAVYLPFAARDLARVSWDRVPWQGWAAIAYAGLIAIFLCFAIWYESVQAVGSAKTGIYSNLSPILTIFFAGLLLGERLAALQAVGAAVTLAGVYLTRSGYRFFERKGAPAIEAGGGRRAGQRNP, from the coding sequence ATGGACCGACCGACTAACGGCTCCCGCATGGGCCGGACCGACCTGCTGATGCTGCTGGTCGTCCTGCTCTGGGCCGTCAACGTCTCGGTCATCAAGATCGGCCTGCGCTCGCTTTCGCCCCACGCCTTCAACGCCGCCCGCCTGGTCCTGGCCGCGCTCGCCTACGCCGTCGTGCTCGCGGTCCGGCCGGCCCGGCCCGGCCGGTCCCGCCGGGGCGACGGCTGGAAGGCCGCCGCCCTGGGCCTGCTGGGCATCACGTTCTACCAGGTCTTCTTCATCAGGGGCGTCAGCCTGATGCCCGCCTCGACCGCCTCGATCGTCATGGGCACGAGCCCCGTCTTCATCGCCGTGCTGGCCACGGTCTTCGGCGAGGAGCGCATCCCGCCGGCCGGCTGGGCCGGCATCGCCATCTCCTTCGCCGGATTCATGCTTGTCGTCGCCGGGGAGAACGGCGGGCTGGCCTTCACCTGGGAGGCCTGGCGCGGGGCCGTGCTGATCCTGGTGGCCAATGTTTTCTGGGCCGGCTACACGGTCTTTTCCCGGCCGCTCCTCGAACGGAACTCGGCCTTCCGCGTGGCCGGCCAGGGCGCCATCTTCGGCACGGCCGTCTATCTGCCGTTCGCGGCCAGGGACCTGGCCCGGGTCTCCTGGGACCGCGTCCCGTGGCAGGGCTGGGCGGCCATCGCCTATGCCGGGCTCATCGCCATCTTCCTCTGCTTCGCGATCTGGTACGAATCGGTCCAGGCCGTGGGCAGCGCCAAGACCGGGATCTACAGCAACCTGTCGCCCATTCTGACCATCTTCTTCGCCGGTCTTCTCCTCGGCGAGCGCCTGGCCGCGCTCCAGGCCGTCGGCGCGGCGGTCACCCTGGCCGGGGTCTACCTCACCCGGTCGGGCTACCGGTTCTTCGAGCGGAAGGGCGCACCGGCGATCGAGGCGGGCGGCGGCCGGCGGGCCGGTCAGCGGAACCCGTAG
- a CDS encoding 7-carboxy-7-deazaguanine synthase QueE: MRRPPTLKTIEIFASPQGEGLRQGEPTIFVRLAGCNLRCGFCDTKTAWRGGRQWSVEAIAAEVERLRGGYPTTWVCLTGGEPLAQNVRPLVKRLHAGGFLVQIESNGTFPPDPDADWLSVSPKPPGYAVHPASRKKAREVKLVVCRPLCLDDVRAVRAAFPLTTPVILQPESNAGWSMKKAVRLLEDAGRAGIDGLRLSVQLHKIYGFR; this comes from the coding sequence ATGCGTCGGCCGCCTACGCTGAAGACGATTGAGATCTTCGCCTCGCCTCAGGGCGAAGGCCTGCGCCAGGGCGAGCCGACCATCTTCGTCCGGCTGGCCGGCTGCAACCTCCGCTGCGGCTTCTGCGACACGAAAACGGCCTGGCGCGGCGGCCGCCAGTGGTCCGTCGAGGCCATCGCCGCCGAGGTCGAGCGCCTCCGCGGCGGATATCCCACGACCTGGGTCTGCCTGACGGGCGGCGAGCCTCTGGCCCAGAACGTCCGGCCGCTCGTCAAGCGCCTCCACGCCGGGGGCTTCCTGGTCCAGATCGAATCGAACGGGACCTTCCCTCCCGATCCCGACGCGGACTGGCTCTCGGTTTCGCCCAAGCCGCCCGGCTACGCGGTCCACCCGGCATCCCGGAAAAAGGCCCGCGAGGTCAAGCTCGTCGTCTGCCGCCCTCTCTGCCTGGATGACGTCCGGGCCGTGAGGGCCGCCTTCCCGCTGACGACGCCGGTCATCCTCCAGCCCGAATCGAACGCCGGGTGGAGCATGAAGAAGGCCGTCCGCCTTCTCGAGGACGCCGGCCGGGCCGGGATCGATGGGCTCCGCCTCTCCGTCCAGCTCCACAAGATCTACGGGTTCCGCTGA
- a CDS encoding 6-carboxytetrahydropterin synthase, with the protein MSWTLKVRDKFSAAHYLQEYKGKCEKVHGHTFQVEVAIAVRELDRTGLGFDFTEIKKDLAAVLPDHALLNEVFAFNPSAENLARHFYGELRKKYPVEAVTVWESEDASAAYAEDD; encoded by the coding sequence ATGAGCTGGACGCTGAAGGTCCGGGACAAGTTCTCGGCCGCCCATTATCTCCAGGAATACAAAGGCAAGTGCGAGAAGGTCCACGGCCACACCTTCCAGGTCGAGGTCGCCATCGCCGTCCGCGAGCTGGACCGGACCGGCCTGGGCTTCGATTTCACCGAGATCAAGAAGGACCTGGCCGCCGTGCTGCCCGACCACGCCCTGCTCAACGAGGTCTTCGCCTTCAATCCGTCGGCAGAGAACCTGGCCCGCCACTTCTACGGCGAGCTCAGAAAGAAATACCCGGTCGAAGCCGTGACCGTCTGGGAGTCCGAGGATGCGTCGGCCGCCTACGCTGAAGACGATTGA
- the queC gene encoding 7-cyano-7-deazaguanine synthase QueC, which translates to MRSCVVLFSGGLDSTTALAWARSRCDDVRALTFDYGQRHRVEIAMARKTAGRLGVPHTILKVDLRPVGGSALTDPRIPLPRSPRRPTSPAGPPATYVPFRNGIFLALAAAWAEARGIRDLVCGFHVEDSPDYPDTTRAFVTAMERAVRAGTRAAFGGPRPRILAPLLGLGKTDIIRLGLGLGADYSYSVSCYAGAERPCGTCSSCRFRARAWKAVGREDPLLARLRKGGSR; encoded by the coding sequence GTGAGATCCTGCGTTGTGCTGTTCTCGGGCGGGCTCGATTCCACGACCGCGCTCGCCTGGGCCCGCTCCCGGTGCGACGACGTCCGGGCCCTGACCTTCGACTACGGCCAGCGCCATCGCGTCGAGATCGCGATGGCCCGGAAGACGGCCGGCCGCCTGGGCGTCCCGCATACTATCCTCAAGGTCGACCTCCGGCCGGTCGGCGGCTCGGCCCTGACCGATCCCCGGATCCCCCTCCCCCGCTCGCCCCGCCGGCCCACGTCGCCGGCCGGCCCGCCGGCGACGTACGTCCCCTTCCGCAACGGCATCTTCCTGGCGCTGGCCGCCGCCTGGGCCGAGGCCCGCGGCATCCGCGATCTCGTCTGCGGCTTCCACGTCGAGGATTCGCCCGACTACCCCGATACGACCCGCGCTTTCGTCACGGCCATGGAGCGGGCCGTCCGGGCCGGCACCCGGGCCGCGTTCGGCGGGCCCCGGCCCCGGATCCTCGCGCCGCTCCTGGGCCTGGGCAAAACGGACATCATCCGGCTGGGGCTCGGCCTCGGCGCCGACTATTCCTATTCGGTCTCGTGCTACGCCGGCGCGGAGCGCCCCTGCGGGACGTGCTCGTCCTGCCGCTTCCGGGCCCGGGCCTGGAAGGCCGTCGGCCGCGAGGACCCGCTCCTGGCCCGCCTGCGAAAGGGAGGTTCCCGATGA
- a CDS encoding sodium:proton antiporter, with translation MDAHQLGQTLPLWGIVPFVGLLLSIAFVPLKAPHFWESHKNKGLVAFLWALPVAGYFLLNAPHELALSIKDYASFLLLLTALFIVSGGIVLKGDLKATPEVNTLFLLVGAILANFIGTTGASMLLIRPLLKTNSERKFTRHIPIFFIFLVSNIGGLLTPLGDPPLFMGFIKGVPFFWTLRLWPIWATMVGGTLLMFYIYDGLQYRKEACRDLIRDRRRAEPLRLTGTINFVWAAGIVAGIFLPFPQREGLLILMAVLSLLTTRRQCRIDNGFNYNPILEVAILFAGIFVTMTPALLILNARAGQLGLSHPWQFFWTTGALSSFLDNTPTYLAFLSMAQGLGLHGPVAGISTVFLQAISAGAVCMGANSYIGNGPNFMVKVIAEEYKLKMPSFFGYMAYSMLFLVPLYVVVTLVFFR, from the coding sequence ATGGACGCGCACCAGCTGGGACAGACACTGCCGCTGTGGGGGATCGTTCCCTTCGTGGGGCTCCTCCTGTCCATCGCCTTCGTGCCGCTCAAGGCCCCCCATTTCTGGGAGAGCCACAAGAACAAGGGACTGGTCGCGTTCCTCTGGGCCCTGCCCGTCGCCGGCTACTTCCTCCTCAACGCGCCGCATGAGCTGGCCCTGTCGATCAAGGACTACGCCTCGTTCCTGCTCCTGCTCACGGCCCTGTTCATCGTCTCCGGCGGCATCGTCCTCAAGGGCGACCTCAAGGCCACGCCCGAGGTCAACACGCTGTTCCTCCTGGTCGGCGCCATCCTGGCCAATTTCATCGGCACGACCGGCGCGAGCATGCTCCTCATCCGGCCGCTGCTCAAGACCAATTCCGAGCGCAAGTTCACCAGGCACATCCCGATCTTCTTCATCTTCCTCGTCTCGAACATCGGCGGCCTGCTGACCCCGCTCGGCGATCCGCCGCTGTTCATGGGCTTCATCAAGGGCGTGCCCTTCTTCTGGACCCTGCGCCTGTGGCCGATCTGGGCGACCATGGTCGGCGGCACGCTGCTGATGTTCTACATCTACGACGGCCTCCAGTACCGCAAGGAGGCGTGCCGGGACCTGATCCGGGACCGCCGGCGGGCCGAGCCGCTGCGCCTGACTGGGACGATCAACTTCGTCTGGGCGGCCGGGATCGTCGCGGGCATCTTCCTGCCCTTTCCCCAGCGCGAGGGCCTGCTCATCCTCATGGCCGTACTGTCGCTCCTGACGACCCGGCGCCAGTGCCGGATCGACAACGGCTTCAACTACAACCCGATCCTCGAAGTGGCCATCCTGTTCGCCGGCATCTTCGTGACCATGACCCCGGCGCTCCTCATTCTGAACGCCCGCGCCGGCCAGCTCGGCCTGTCCCATCCCTGGCAGTTCTTCTGGACGACGGGCGCCCTGTCGTCCTTCCTCGACAACACGCCGACCTACCTGGCCTTCCTCTCCATGGCCCAGGGGCTCGGCCTCCACGGCCCGGTCGCGGGCATCTCGACGGTCTTCCTCCAGGCGATCAGCGCCGGCGCCGTCTGCATGGGCGCGAACTCCTACATCGGCAACGGCCCGAATTTCATGGTCAAGGTCATCGCCGAGGAATACAAGCTGAAGATGCCGTCGTTCTTCGGCTACATGGCCTACTCGATGCTCTTCCTCGTGCCCCTCTATGTCGTCGTGACGCTGGTCTTCTTCAGGTAA
- a CDS encoding D-alanine--D-alanine ligase: MKVALLYSSKAGMEATLSCRRDEHKDEEDEPPLPNDMLAECDSDETIAAVGHALQERHQVLFIESDEKAYGRLKRQRPHLVFNIAERVIGPNRESHIPTVCEMLDIPYTGSDPLTLGICLDKSRAKEILSYHRIPNPAFWIVESAAAIPASVRLPAIVKPLTEGSSKGIKNNSLVRTLGELYERVDEVVTAYKQPVIVERFLAGREFTVGVLGNAPNYEVLPIVEIDHGQLPAGAAPIYSYEAKWLWDTREKPLEIFKCPAPIPGVLQAKIEDIVARTCAVLRIRDWCRVDVRLDEKGEPNILEVNPLPGILPRPEDNSCLPKAARTAGYSYSDLIHRVVEEAAKRCGLRQTRVRPAASERPAVLADRA, encoded by the coding sequence ATGAAAGTCGCTTTGCTGTATAGCTCGAAGGCCGGCATGGAGGCCACTCTCTCCTGCCGCCGCGACGAGCACAAGGACGAGGAGGACGAGCCTCCACTGCCGAACGACATGCTCGCCGAGTGCGACTCGGACGAGACGATCGCCGCGGTCGGGCATGCTCTCCAGGAACGACACCAGGTCCTCTTCATCGAGTCCGATGAGAAGGCCTACGGCCGGCTGAAACGCCAGCGCCCGCACCTGGTCTTCAATATCGCCGAGCGCGTCATCGGCCCCAACCGCGAATCGCACATCCCGACCGTCTGCGAGATGCTGGACATCCCCTACACCGGATCAGACCCGCTGACGCTCGGCATCTGCCTCGACAAGTCGCGGGCCAAGGAGATCCTGTCCTACCACCGGATCCCCAACCCGGCCTTCTGGATCGTCGAGTCGGCCGCGGCCATCCCGGCGAGCGTGCGCCTGCCGGCCATCGTCAAGCCGCTGACCGAGGGCTCGAGCAAGGGCATCAAGAACAATTCCCTCGTCCGGACGCTGGGCGAGCTCTACGAGCGCGTCGACGAGGTCGTGACGGCCTACAAGCAGCCGGTCATCGTCGAGCGGTTCCTGGCCGGCCGCGAGTTCACGGTCGGCGTCCTGGGCAACGCGCCGAACTACGAGGTCCTGCCCATCGTCGAGATCGATCACGGCCAGCTCCCCGCCGGGGCGGCCCCCATATATTCCTATGAGGCCAAGTGGCTCTGGGACACGAGGGAAAAGCCCCTCGAGATCTTCAAGTGCCCGGCGCCCATCCCCGGCGTCCTCCAGGCCAAGATCGAGGACATCGTCGCCCGGACCTGCGCGGTCCTGCGCATCCGGGACTGGTGCCGGGTCGACGTCCGGCTCGACGAGAAGGGCGAGCCCAACATCCTCGAGGTCAATCCGCTGCCGGGCATCCTGCCCCGCCCCGAGGACAATTCCTGCCTGCCCAAGGCGGCCCGGACCGCCGGGTATTCCTATTCGGACCTGATCCACAGGGTCGTGGAGGAGGCCGCCAAGCGCTGCGGCCTCCGTCAAACGCGCGTCCGGCCCGCGGCGAGCGAACGGCCGGCGGTCCTCGCGGATCGTGCATGA
- a CDS encoding ATP-grasp domain-containing protein, protein MIPAPTIAIVFNAYEPRPTAAAERLSEESVAEMAQQAHDAVRSLGLGATLIPLQRSLLNFAGRIREVNPDVLINLCEGYYGRPQWESNVAGIFELMSLSFTGSAAKTLAFCQDKFKAKAVLRAAGLPTAPAQLMITGDEPLELRFPLIVKPNAEDASLGIYPHSVVRDEPALRQQVRRCLDNYRQPVLVEAFIDGREFNVSVMEDGAVTPLPVSEIDFSALPKDMPRILGYEAKWFEDNPLYQKTPPICPAPIDDELRARLQGLAAAAFRTMGCRDYARVDFRMDAKGRPFILEVNPNPDISTNAGYARALKAAGIEYAGFWSVMVQNALARKVVNDPADAGGR, encoded by the coding sequence ATGATCCCAGCCCCAACGATCGCCATCGTCTTCAACGCCTACGAACCGAGACCGACAGCGGCGGCGGAGCGTTTGTCGGAGGAGTCCGTGGCGGAGATGGCCCAGCAGGCGCACGACGCCGTTCGCTCGCTGGGGCTCGGCGCGACGCTCATCCCGCTGCAGAGGAGCCTGCTCAACTTCGCCGGCCGGATCCGGGAGGTCAACCCGGACGTGCTGATCAACCTCTGCGAGGGCTACTACGGCCGGCCCCAGTGGGAATCGAACGTGGCCGGGATCTTCGAGCTCATGAGCCTGAGCTTCACCGGGAGCGCGGCCAAGACCCTGGCCTTCTGCCAGGACAAGTTCAAAGCCAAGGCCGTGCTCCGCGCGGCCGGGCTGCCGACGGCGCCGGCCCAGCTCATGATCACCGGGGACGAGCCCCTGGAGCTGCGCTTCCCGCTCATCGTCAAGCCCAACGCCGAGGACGCGAGCCTGGGCATCTATCCTCACTCCGTCGTCCGGGACGAGCCGGCGCTGCGGCAGCAGGTCCGGCGCTGCCTGGACAATTATCGGCAGCCGGTCCTGGTCGAGGCCTTCATCGACGGCCGGGAGTTCAACGTCTCGGTCATGGAGGACGGCGCGGTGACGCCGCTGCCGGTCTCCGAGATCGATTTCTCGGCCTTGCCCAAGGACATGCCGCGCATCCTCGGCTACGAGGCCAAGTGGTTCGAGGACAATCCGCTCTACCAGAAAACCCCGCCCATCTGCCCGGCGCCGATCGACGACGAGCTCCGGGCCAGGCTCCAGGGACTGGCCGCCGCGGCCTTCCGGACCATGGGCTGCCGGGACTACGCGCGGGTGGATTTCCGCATGGACGCCAAGGGCCGGCCGTTCATCCTCGAGGTCAATCCCAATCCCGATATCAGCACCAACGCGGGGTACGCCCGGGCGCTCAAGGCGGCCGGGATCGAGTACGCCGGGTTCTGGAGCGTCATGGTGCAGAACGCCCTGGCCAGGAAGGTCGTCAATGATCCGGCGGATGCAGGCGGGCGATAA
- a CDS encoding GNAT family N-acetyltransferase, giving the protein MIRRMQAGDKAAVLGLVRATGFFTEPEVVVAEELIDVFLDRPEQKDYDVVVVEDQAGAPAGYLTWGPTPLAEDVYDLYWMAVAPAQQGLGRGKEMVRWLEAEVGRRNGRLILIETSSQPKYHGTRQFYIGLGYREVARVPDYYRPGDDRVIYAKYLR; this is encoded by the coding sequence ATGATCCGGCGGATGCAGGCGGGCGATAAGGCGGCCGTGCTCGGGCTCGTCCGGGCCACGGGCTTCTTCACGGAGCCCGAGGTCGTCGTGGCCGAGGAGCTCATCGACGTTTTCCTCGACCGGCCCGAGCAGAAGGATTATGACGTCGTGGTGGTCGAGGACCAGGCCGGGGCGCCGGCCGGCTATCTGACCTGGGGCCCGACGCCGCTGGCCGAGGACGTTTACGACCTCTACTGGATGGCCGTGGCGCCTGCCCAGCAGGGCCTTGGCCGCGGCAAGGAGATGGTCCGCTGGCTCGAGGCCGAGGTCGGCCGCCGGAACGGGCGGCTGATCCTCATCGAAACCTCGTCGCAGCCGAAGTACCACGGCACGCGGCAGTTCTATATCGGTTTGGGGTATCGGGAGGTCGCCCGGGTGCCCGATTATTACCGGCCCGGCGACGATCGCGTCATATACGCGAAGTATCTTCGTTAG